The bacterium genome includes the window GCCGGACGCATCAGTGGTACTAATCCAAATATCATAACCACCTAAACCGCCGGCACGGTTGGAACATATAAAGAGCGTTTTCCCATCGGGAGAAACCCCAACTGAAGCGTCTGTCGCAGCCGTAATCGGTCCATGTCCCGGTGCCGCATCCGTATCGATTAAATATGGAGTTAACCATTCAGCTCCGTAACTGCTTGACATTGCAAGCGTTAGGAGTATAAATGTAATTAATAGTTTTTGCATTATGTTATCCCTCCTTTCTCTAGTAAGTTTTAAAATGATTATTTTACAAAGTAAATCTTTTGAAGATGTGGAGAAATTTTTCTCCACATCTTCTTTTGATATTGAGAACTCGTTGTAGTACTATTCAAAAATTTCGAATCTAGTTTCTTTTGTTTCCATTACATCAGTAAATAACGGTGCTGATGTCGGAGTAACAAATACAGGAATTACCGCAGTCTGAGCTGCTCCATCGGTAACGGTGATATTCCCCGTAGCAGTAGTATCCGCCGGCGTAAATTGTACCATTCGGCCGGTATTCATATCTAACGTTCCTACTCCACCATTTACTACCCAATTGAAAGGTTCAATCCCGCCAGAAACACTTATCGGTATTGGCGCACCACTTGGTCGAGTGTAAATAATTGTCGGAGAATAAACCAACGGTGATATCACTTCATCGCATCCTTTCCATGGTGCAGTTAAACTCCGTGCGTTTCCATCAAAATCAGTAGTAATCATTATCGGGCTAGTAATCGGTATCCCAGGAGTTAACGGAGCCGGATTCGGTCCTGTAAAATGTAAATCGGTGGTTGAAACCCAATAATTCGGGCTGGTTGCAAACGGGTCAACCGCCTGCGAATTCGTATCTTTCCCACTATACGTTTTCCAATCATTGAGCGTCGTATATGCCGAACTTCCAACAAAAGCTACCACCGGATCAGAGCCCGCAGTGTACCAGTTGTTATAATCTGAAATGATATTCGGTAAACTTTCAGGTACTCCAACATAGAGAATACACCCGCCTGCCTGTGCTTGTCGGACGATATTATTCTTCATAATCATAGTTCCAACATACGGTAGCTGTGCTGAAGTTGTACTTACTCCGAAAGCAAAACATTTCCATGGGGTATAAGTAAACCCGTCGAAATGTGGCATGTTAATCGAATTATGGAATAGGTTAACATTCGCTGTGGTCGAAAGAACTATTACTGCTCGATAATTTTGATTAATCGCAGCTGGAGTGAAGGTGAACCCGCCCATCATATTATTGTAAATATTGTAAGTACAGGTTCCTACTCCATTCACTTGAAGGACTATCGCGCTAATTCCCCAAGAGATACTTTGCGGTGTATTCGTACCAGCAGTCCCAGGAGTAATATTTCTACAGGTCATAAAATCGAAATTGTTATTGCAAATGGTAATAGTCCAGTTTGTATTATTACTCCCTTCGTGATTGATACCTCGACCACCAATGTATCCATTTGGTGCGATGATCCAGATCCGATTATTTGAAATCGTTCCACTAGCGTTAGCTAATAATCTAATGGTATCTCGCTGACCAATAAGCGTATTACCCGTAATTAACCAATCGGTTGGTGCTATTCCTGAAGGAGGATTTAATCCGGAAACACAACCGACCGCTACGCCGATAACACTGGACGTACAAGCAATATAACAATTCTGTACCGTCCATCTATCCGGTGCAGCAGCACTAATCATCCCAAACGCAACGCCATACTGGTAAACTGCGGAATTACTACATCGGTTGATGATATTGCAATTTTTTATGGTTACATTATCACAATCACCAACAACGTAAATAATTCGAGCTGAAGTTGGTGTGCCAACAGTATTGCAAATTGTCAGGTCCCGTGTTGTACTTCCGCTGTTTGAACCGTCAATAGTGAACCCATCCATTTTTGCTAGGTTCAGAGTGCCATCAGCGGTAGTAAAACCGCTATGTGTCCCCCCGATTAGCAAAAGACCCGGAACCACTTGATCCGGTATGTTGCCAAAGGTTATCGTGGGTTTAACCCCAGAACCAGGTTTAATCGTCACCGTAGTTCCTGCACCAAGTGTACGCATAAAAAATACACAGGTCGTTTCACTTAAATCGGTCATAATTTCGAGCGTCCAATTTCCAGTATTAGCAGTTGTATTAAAATCGAGCGACGCTTCATATAAACTGGTATAATCACAAAGTGTAGTACCAACAGTTGAGGTTCCCTGTCCCGCTGGTGGGTCACTATACTTTTTAGCGGAACAAAAACTCACACAAATTATAACCATTATAGAAATCAGTATACTCTTACTATATTTACTAAACTTCATCGTCATAAGTTTTTCTCCTCCTTTCTAATTTAAAATTAACGCATCAGTTGATCTTCTAGCAAAAAATTATCCTACGCTACATCCCGAAGATTGTGTTTAACATAATCTTCAAGAGACAAAACCAACCTGAACCTAACTTTATATGTTTATGCCTTTCTGTTTTTGAGTTTTTATGGTTTCCCGTTTTGAGTTTAATACTGTCCCTTCTTACTCGTGCGATAGATTTCACCGCGACTGATTGTTCCATTTGATGGATCGTATGATAGTAATGTTACATCTCCATCAATACACCCACGTGCCGGGTCGTTCAGCCAAGGTAATTGATATCTCGACGAATCATTGGGGATAATATATGAACTCCAGATGCCATCAGGTCCCCGTGACCGTAACGCCCAATACGAAGCATGCCAGATTATGGCAAACGGTCCCGGTCCATCTGCTGCTAACGAATACGACGATTCTCCCGGTCCAACAAATCGTTCCCAACAATAGAGGAAATACCCAATACCTGAAGTAGCTGCTTGGCCGCCACTACCGACAAACCGAAATGGGTCTTGAGGTACAGAGGTAATATAAGCAACTGGCGTAGTTAGTACATCAAACCGATTCGAACCGTAAGCATCGTCACCAAAAACTCCATTTTGATTGTATGGACTTCTATATATTGGATAGGTATTTCCATCAACATAATACGCTTCAACCGCAGTAGCTAACGTTTTAAATTCTGCTTTTAGCTTAGAAACTTTTGACCGGGTTTGTGCAGCTAAAAAGTTCGGAATTGCGATTGCTGCGAGAATCGCGATAATTGCAACGACTATCAAGAGCTCAATTAGCGTAAATCCCTTATTCGATAATCGGTTTACCATCATATTGTTGTTCACCTCGCTTTCTTACAAAGTGTTCATAGCTCACTTTAACTTATTAACGCACATTTATTAGCCTTATGAGTTTGGTTGTATAGTTAGTTTTTTAAACATACTTTGTCTTCTACGCGCCACCCCGGTTTTATAGGCAGCCGCTGCAACCGCTGCAGATACGGAAGAAACAACTTCCTTGTTAAAAATACTCGGAATGATATATTCTTCGTTTAATTCTTTTTTGGTTACCACTGCTGCTATCGCATGTGCTGCTGCAAGTTTCATTGCTTCGTTAATCTCAGATGCCCGGGTATCTAAGGCTCCTCGAAATATACCGGGGAATCCGAGTGCATTGTTTATTTGGTTAGGATAATCACTTCGACCAGTTGCCATAACTTTAACATGGGGAGCCGCTTCTTCCCAAGAAATTTCTGGAACCGGATTAGATAATGCAAATACTATCGGGTTCTTCGCCATTTTTTTAATATGATGCACTTTTAATATCCCAGGCGCTGAAACCCCTAAAAATAAATCCGCTCCTTGAATCGCTTTCGCTAAATCACCTTTAACCATTTTCGGGTTGGTTCGTTCAGCTAACCATTGTTTCACCGGGTTCATGTTTTCTTTTCTACCTTTATACAATGTTCCGGTAGTATCTACTCCGATAATTTCTGGTATACCGACTTGCATGAATATTTTCGCACAAGCTATTCCAGCGGCACCTAATCCAGAAATGACAACTTTTAATTGCTGCATTCGTTTCCCAACAATTTTTAAAGCGTTAATTAATGCAGCTAATACTACCACAGCGGTTCCATGTTGGTCATCGTGAAAAACAGGAATATCAAGCTGTTCTTTTAACCGCTGTTCTATTTCGAAACACCGTGGAGCAGAAATATCTTCTAAATTGATCCCTCCAAATCCAGGCGCGATATGTTTCACGGTCGCTACAATTTCTCCGGTATCTTTTGTGTCCAAACAAAGTGGAAATGCATCGATATTAGCAAACTCTTTAAATATCATCGCTTTCCCTTCCATAACCGGCATCGCTGCTTTCGGACCTATATCACCTAAACCCAGAACAGCCGTCCCATCAGTGACTATCGCTACTGAATTCATTTTTATGGTTAACGACATCGCTTTTTTCGGGTCTTCTTGAATCGCTTTACAAACTCGCGCTACGCCCGGCGTATATGCCATAGATAAGGCATCCCGTGTATTCAATGGTATCTTATTCGCAATTTGAATTTTACCACCGAGATGAATTAGAAATACCCGGTCGGAAACATTGAGAACTTTTACTCCTTTAATCTGTTTCACAGCTTCAACTATTTGTTGCGCATGTTCTTCATTTCCAGCGTTTACCGTTAAATCGCGGATAATAATATTTTTATTCACACTGACGATATCAACACTACCCATATCACCACCAGCAGCACCTATTGCCGAGGTGATTTTCCCGAGCATCCCGATTCGATTTTGGATTTCTAATCGCAGGGTTATACTGTATCCTGGACTAGGAGTAATTTTCTTCACGATACTCAGATTCCTTTTAGAGACGTTATTAAAAGAAGGAAGGGAGAGTATTAACTCCCTTCCTAGATTATCACTTTACTTTAATATGTTTCTGTTTCAAATCGCGATAATTCCACTGGAACAGGTTGAACATTTGTACTACCTATGTATTGCTCATCGCATCCTGGCCAAGGAGTCGAACTATGACGGGTTTGACCATCAATGTCAGTCGTTACAGAAATTGGACTAGGCGTTAAATTCGTTGTTCCGGCTCTCAGAGGAAATGCACTACCACCAACAAAACGCAGGTTTGTGGTTGAAATCCAACTACCCGGAGCGGTTGTAAGTGGGTCAATAGATTGACTGTTTTGGTCTCCGGTCAAATTACCTGCTGCTGCTAGTGCGGTTGTCCAAGCAGCTAAGGTAGTATAATTAGTGCTACCTAATCTGCCGAGGTTGGCTCCGTTTAGATTGATGTAATTGTTATAATCGTAGCCATAAAGGTTACTCGCAGTAGTAGCGTTTCCTAAGATAATGCAGTGTCCACCAGGTTGCGCCATTCGAACAATATTATTCTTAATGGTTCGAGCGCCAGTAGGAGCAGTTTTAATCAACCCGATACCAAAACAACTATTGGATGAAACTGTAATCCCTAGATTCTCTTGCGAGTCTATACTAATCGAGTTGTACATAATATGATACTTACTCGATGCATGTGCAGCATTAAACGCTACAATACCGCGTATACCAGCATTCTGCGGAGTCGTGGTTACAGGATTGACATATTTCAAACCCGAAATCATGTTGTTGTAAACATAGGCTTCAAGTGCAGTCGGACTAGCTGAGGAAGAAAGATCAATCCCTGTTGGACCAGTCGTAACACTTCCGGTTTGACTCGATGACTCAACCTTGTCAATAACATTGTTTGCAATGGTTACTATCCCATTACCAGCAACATCATTTATCGCTATTCCTATCGGAGTAGCTGCGCTGGTCAACGTTTGTCTCACTCGGATGGTGTTATTGCTGATAGTAACATTATCATGGAAATTAACGTGAATACCACGTGCCCGCGCTTCAATCAAACAGTTTTTAATCGTGCACCCCGTCGGTTTGTTTGCATACGCTCCGCCACCGTGGATGCCTAACTGGATTGCATAACATACCGAACCACCTGCTCCACCAGGAGTACCAGTTGACATTACATAGCAGTTTTCAAGCAGGAAATCTTTTGGCGCTAACGATGATGTCGTTGAGTAATAGAGTAACGGCATAGTGGGTTGCCGACCACGTACGTTTACAACATAATGTGTTCCGGTAGGTAGAACCGCAGCGTTTATGAGATTACAGTTTCTTACCTGTACATTAGTACATGCGCCGTATACTGCTAATATTACCGGAAATGCTCCAGCAACAAGGTCAGGCGAATTGACTACGGTTAAACTACGGTCGGTTCCCCCCGCAGTAGTTGAACCATCAATAATAAAATTGTTCGTTGAAATTGCCGTAGAATCCATCGCCCCGTAGAGCATATCGAGCTCTTGTAGACCAATAACCCAAGCGCCGGATATACCAGCATTATCTAACGTTGTGGTAAACGATATTGTTAATGGTTTAGCCGGTTTAAACAATATCGTACTGGCATCAAGTACCCAATTACCAAAAGCAACATTTTTCGGTTCGTATAAATCATTCAGAATGGTTACGGTCCAGCTCCCGGTATTAGCAGTGGTATTGAAATCTTGGGCACACTCAAACAACGATGCATAATCACCACCAATGCCGATAGTCGAAGTACCTTGCCCTGCAGGTGGGTCGCTATATTTTTTTGCGAACCCAAAACTCGCACAGATACAAACTAATACTACTATACATATATATTTCATTAATTTCATCAACTCAAACTCACCTCCTTTCATTCTGGAAATGAAACTGTTGTACATCATGTCGTATAACTTCATTACTTTCCCTCCTTTCATTTATTGATATATTATTTATTGTATATCACTAAAAGTTACCATCGTCAATTATTTATGAACGTAATAGCTTATGTTGAATGCTCTCTATGGTATATACGATATCATCCATATCTTTTTTCGATCCTAACATAACCGTTTGAGGTAACCATATCGCTTCTTGTTTACAAGCTATTTCACAGTTCGGACAATATACTGCTCTATAATTGATTTTTTTTGCTGCCGCTGCATAGGAACCAAAATTCTGGTTTATAAATAACGGCTGTTTATATAATGGGATAGGATACCCAATACTTGCTGGTATACCATTTCTATTTAATATCGAAACGAACTCCTGTTTTGGAATATTATTGAAAAACTCTTTTTTGTACTTGAAAATGTATAAATGGTATGAATGTCGTGTTTCACCTATCCCTCGTTTTAATGGGACAATTCCCGGAATTTTACTCAACCGCTGGGTTAAATATAATCCATTCGTATCGCGTTGCTTAGTCTGTTTATCTAATCGGGTGAGTTGCGCTAATAATACTGCTCCCTGCCATTCAGTCATTCGATGGTTGCCACCTAAACGATAATGCGCATACCATGCTCGGCCTTCTTCTCGTCCGCAATTCACATAAGAACGGAGTAATTTAGCGTATGTTTTGTTGTTGGTGAGAATTATCCCTCCTTCACCAGCAGTCATATTCTTCGTTGATTGAAAACTGAATACGCCCATATCACCGAGGGCACCTAATTTTTTCCCTTTCCATTCTGCACCGTGTGCATGGCAGGCATCTTCGATCACGATTAAATTATGTTTTTTCGCAATTGCATTCAATCTATCCATATCCACGGGTAAACCCGCAAAATGAACTGGAATAATCGCTTTCGTTTTCTTTGTAATTGCGCGTTCAACTAAATCGAGATCGAGATTATACGTTTCTGGTTCGATATCAACAAAAATAGGAACCGCATTTACTTCTAAAACAGCAGTTGCTGTTGCGAGAAAGGTATATGGCGGTACTATAACTTCATCGCCTGCTTGAATATTTGCGGCTTGTAATGCTATTCTTAGCCCGCTAGTTCCATTCGTAACAGCAATACCATATTGTGCCCCATGATATTTTGCGAATTTCTGTTCGAACATCTGAACAAAATTACCATTTAAACATCCCCATTTTTTTGAGGTTAAAACTGCCAATAATCCTTTTTTTTCTTGACTATCGTAAATCGGCCAATCAGTAACTTCATTTTTCTGCATTATTTTTCCATTGTATATAAATTGGTTCCTATTCATAATATAATCTGTTCTCCTCTTATATGCTTTTTTCTCAATCGAACAGCATAAAACTTATTAACGCAAAAGTTATTTAACTATACAAATAAATTAAATATAATTTTAAACTTATTATCGTATTAGATATTTTATAGCACATTTCTACTACCTTTGTCAACTTTTTTTTATTTATATTTCACGAGATGCAAAAGCGAATTGGTAACTCTTTTCTTTTAGAAAATTTTTTATTTACCTTGTTGCATTGCCGTTATTTTGGATGATGATTCCCGTTGAGTTAATAAATTAAACAGTGTTTGTAAGATTGACGATAGACAAATTCTCAATAGTTAGTTATACTATATTATTAGTTTATTGTCATTAAAATAAAACTAAAAAATTGTTAATTTGTAATCGTTATAATCTATTAAACTATTATTAAGGTAATACGGCTTATGGCATGGATTGATATAACCGGTCCGATTCAGGAAGGAATGTGGAATTATGGACCACATTTACCGGAAATTACCATAAAAAAAATTGAAGCAATAGAACAGGGTAAGCACGATATATATGCTTTTTGTTTAACCTCTCTTACTGCAACCTATTTGGAAACTGCTGCCCATTATTTTAAAGGAGAACGTAGTATTGACCAATTACATCCTGAAGACTTTATTTTAGATGCGAATATCATTAAACTTAAACCGAAAGGATTTCAGGAAGCTATTTTAGTTGAAGAACTTAGACCTTACACTGAAAAAATTAAACCGAACAGTGCTCTATTAATTTCTACCGGTTGGGAAGATAAATGGAACAACCCTGATTTTGTTATCGGGAGTCCTTATTTCACGCCGGAAGCGATGCAGTGGGTGGTCGACCGGAAAATATCATTACTCGGGGCAGATATCCCCTGTTACGACAATCAGAAAAATTCCGTTAGAGTAAATAGTCTCCTATTCAAATCCGGTGCTTTAATATTAGCTCCGTTAGTGAATCTAAAAAATATACCGAAAGATTCGGCGAAACTCTATGCTTTCCCTTTAAAAATCGTCGGTGTATGCGCAACTCCCTGTCGAGCACTACTCGAACTTTAAAATCTGAATGCGAGTATACCTGATTTTGTTTAGCGACATTTTTTCTTCTAACACTTGACAAAGTTTGCGGTATCAACTTATGATTTATAGGTTGAGAGCGAAAGTATCATCAGGTTGATAATTATGGTTACTGTTGAAAATAGAAGAAATGAACTTGGTGCGGTACGTATCCAGAATGAAGTGGTTGGAACGATTGCTGGAATTGCCGCTAGTGAAGTGAGTGGCGTGCTTGGATTGGGAGGAGGCTTTTCAATCGCTGAAGTATTCGGCAGAAAAAGTTTTAATAAAGGGATTAAGGTAGAAATTGCTAATGGTGAAGCGGCAATAGATTTATATATTACCGTTGAATATGGTCGGAATATTCCGGAAATTTCTTATCTGGTACAGCAGAATGTAAAACGGGCTATAGAAAATATGACCGGGCTATCTGTGGTCGAAGTGAATGTTAATATTGAAGGGGTTCAACCCAAAAAAGGGGGTACGCCTGAACCGGAAGTGGATTTTCGACATATTCGCTAAGGGGTTATTCGCGGATAGAAAAGGCGTGTTTGTATAAACAAAAATAGGGAAAGGAATACCCTATGGGGATGCGATTTATTCGGAGAACCGCAGCAACAATTTGTATTCTTTTAGTATTAAGCGTTGGCATTATCCTGACAGCAATTGCGATTCATTATTCTTTTGCTACGCAAGGGAGTATTGCGGTTGAAACCATCATCTCTCAGTACCTATTGATGCTAAAGCAAAATCCTAATACCCGCGTTGCGACTTTTTTAGCTGGGCTGGTTTTATTGCTCGTTAGTTTGATAACGCTCTACTTAGCGATTCGGGGAGATAGTCTTTCACCAACCATTGTGGTTAGAACCGAATCCGGAAACGTCATTGTATCTGCCTCTGCTATTGAAGATTTTATCCAGCGTCTTGGACGGACTATTGATGGAATTAAAGATTTACGACCGAATTTAATATTAACTAAAACCGGCTGGAAACTTGATGTACGGGTAACCATGTGGTCGGATAGCAGTATTCCGGAGTTACGCAAACGGATTGAAGACCAGATAAAGTTCCATATGCTCAATCTGATTGGGAGTGAAAAAATCCAACAGATTAATGTATATGTTGTGCGGATAGTTGATCGTGGACGTTTAACTAGGAGAAGTTCGGATATTGATTTTATTACCTAGGATAAAATCAATCATAAGCTCCAAACACCAATATCAAATACATCGAAACGAGTTTCAATGTATGATTAGATTTGGCTATAACGGGTAACATTTAGAACTTGGATTTTGATATTGGGATTTAATCTTGGGAGAAATGGATATGTGGGATGTAATTCTATCGTTTCTTGAACGACGACCGAGAACAGTTATCGGATTGATAATAGGTTTTATCATCGGGCTT containing:
- a CDS encoding NAD-dependent malic enzyme, whose amino-acid sequence is MTPSPGYSITLRLEIQNRIGMLGKITSAIGAAGGDMGSVDIVSVNKNIIIRDLTVNAGNEEHAQQIVEAVKQIKGVKVLNVSDRVFLIHLGGKIQIANKIPLNTRDALSMAYTPGVARVCKAIQEDPKKAMSLTIKMNSVAIVTDGTAVLGLGDIGPKAAMPVMEGKAMIFKEFANIDAFPLCLDTKDTGEIVATVKHIAPGFGGINLEDISAPRCFEIEQRLKEQLDIPVFHDDQHGTAVVVLAALINALKIVGKRMQQLKVVISGLGAAGIACAKIFMQVGIPEIIGVDTTGTLYKGRKENMNPVKQWLAERTNPKMVKGDLAKAIQGADLFLGVSAPGILKVHHIKKMAKNPIVFALSNPVPEISWEEAAPHVKVMATGRSDYPNQINNALGFPGIFRGALDTRASEINEAMKLAAAHAIAAVVTKKELNEEYIIPSIFNKEVVSSVSAAVAAAAYKTGVARRRQSMFKKLTIQPNS
- the amaP gene encoding alkaline shock response membrane anchor protein AmaP; the encoded protein is MGMRFIRRTAATICILLVLSVGIILTAIAIHYSFATQGSIAVETIISQYLLMLKQNPNTRVATFLAGLVLLLVSLITLYLAIRGDSLSPTIVVRTESGNVIVSASAIEDFIQRLGRTIDGIKDLRPNLILTKTGWKLDVRVTMWSDSSIPELRKRIEDQIKFHMLNLIGSEKIQQINVYVVRIVDRGRLTRRSSDIDFIT
- a CDS encoding cyclase family protein yields the protein MAWIDITGPIQEGMWNYGPHLPEITIKKIEAIEQGKHDIYAFCLTSLTATYLETAAHYFKGERSIDQLHPEDFILDANIIKLKPKGFQEAILVEELRPYTEKIKPNSALLISTGWEDKWNNPDFVIGSPYFTPEAMQWVVDRKISLLGADIPCYDNQKNSVRVNSLLFKSGALILAPLVNLKNIPKDSAKLYAFPLKIVGVCATPCRALLEL
- a CDS encoding Asp23/Gls24 family envelope stress response protein produces the protein MVTVENRRNELGAVRIQNEVVGTIAGIAASEVSGVLGLGGGFSIAEVFGRKSFNKGIKVEIANGEAAIDLYITVEYGRNIPEISYLVQQNVKRAIENMTGLSVVEVNVNIEGVQPKKGGTPEPEVDFRHIR
- a CDS encoding DegT/DnrJ/EryC1/StrS family aminotransferase; amino-acid sequence: MNRNQFIYNGKIMQKNEVTDWPIYDSQEKKGLLAVLTSKKWGCLNGNFVQMFEQKFAKYHGAQYGIAVTNGTSGLRIALQAANIQAGDEVIVPPYTFLATATAVLEVNAVPIFVDIEPETYNLDLDLVERAITKKTKAIIPVHFAGLPVDMDRLNAIAKKHNLIVIEDACHAHGAEWKGKKLGALGDMGVFSFQSTKNMTAGEGGIILTNNKTYAKLLRSYVNCGREEGRAWYAHYRLGGNHRMTEWQGAVLLAQLTRLDKQTKQRDTNGLYLTQRLSKIPGIVPLKRGIGETRHSYHLYIFKYKKEFFNNIPKQEFVSILNRNGIPASIGYPIPLYKQPLFINQNFGSYAAAAKKINYRAVYCPNCEIACKQEAIWLPQTVMLGSKKDMDDIVYTIESIQHKLLRS